From a region of the Synechococcus sp. PCC 7502 genome:
- a CDS encoding M1 family metallopeptidase, with translation MSIWDVEKSKHKSFEMPGAKPHYNPDRPGQVEHICLNLSLDIPKQSVEGTCEITIKPVRNDIHELIFDAVNLQITAVTIQEIAQRFEYDGEFLKVYLAEPTIKEERFKIAIAYGVIQPQRGIYFIQPTEFYPQKPTQVWTQGEDEDSRFWFPCFDYPGQLATSEIIVKVPAELTAISNGKLLNVISDSDHKIYHWYQQEIHPTYLMTLAVGDFLEVKDQWQDIEVNYYVDKSRTEQEARLSMGKTPRMIEFFSEKYGYRYAYPKYAQVCVADFIFGGMENTSTTLLTDRCVLDERAALDNRTTESLVAHELAHQWFGDLVVIKHWSHAWIKEGAATYAEVLWTEHEYGAIEAAYYRLGEARNYFAEDAERYRRPIVTHVYREAIELYDRHLYEKGGCVYHMLRTELGEELFWQSIHAFVQQNAHKTVETIDLLRAIEQASGKNLMPLFDQYVFRGGHPEYKIGYSWDSENNLAKVTVSQTQDQLFDLRIPIAFGFEGEAELKTFTIRIFEKEQALYFPLSQKPSYISFDHENNYLKQVTLEYSLAELKAGLEFNPDPLAKIQYAEAIAKKGSLEAVKALEKALLSEPFWGVRLEVAEVLASIKLDQAFTALAQGLGDEDARVRKTVIAGLAKTKTQASLDLIKPILKHGDPSYNVEATAASCIGDLAQALSNQRPPDGVIQLLQTTLTEKAGWNEVIRSGAIAGLAKIKDSDQALETILLYTAPTTPQPLRLAAIRALGTIGKSQTKPKTEQILNRLEVIARESFFLTQVSVVIALGQIDSSGAIRILQALSNQTPDGRVKRMADEAVTKVQAAIGSDASIKQLREELEELKKNNQELKSRLEAIEAKSNLFS, from the coding sequence ATGTCGATTTGGGATGTAGAAAAAAGCAAGCATAAATCCTTTGAAATGCCAGGTGCTAAACCCCACTACAACCCCGATCGCCCTGGACAGGTAGAACATATTTGCCTGAATTTAAGCCTAGATATTCCCAAGCAATCCGTAGAGGGAACCTGCGAAATTACGATTAAGCCAGTCCGCAATGACATTCATGAATTAATTTTCGATGCAGTTAACTTGCAAATTACGGCGGTAACAATTCAAGAAATAGCCCAAAGATTTGAGTACGATGGTGAATTTCTCAAAGTATATTTAGCTGAACCAACCATAAAAGAAGAACGTTTTAAAATTGCGATCGCCTACGGGGTAATTCAGCCGCAACGGGGGATTTACTTTATCCAACCCACGGAATTTTATCCCCAAAAGCCCACGCAAGTCTGGACACAGGGGGAAGATGAGGACTCTAGATTTTGGTTCCCTTGCTTCGATTATCCGGGGCAGTTAGCGACTTCGGAAATTATCGTTAAAGTGCCTGCGGAATTAACAGCAATTTCCAATGGGAAGCTTCTGAACGTCATATCTGATAGTGATCATAAAATCTATCACTGGTATCAACAGGAGATTCATCCCACCTACCTGATGACCCTCGCCGTGGGTGACTTTCTCGAAGTTAAAGATCAATGGCAAGATATAGAAGTGAATTACTATGTGGATAAATCTCGCACTGAACAAGAAGCTCGGCTGAGTATGGGTAAAACTCCCCGCATGATTGAATTCTTTAGTGAAAAATATGGCTATAGATATGCCTATCCTAAGTATGCTCAGGTTTGTGTGGCGGACTTTATCTTTGGCGGGATGGAAAATACTTCCACAACTTTACTTACTGATCGCTGTGTTTTAGATGAACGGGCAGCATTAGATAATCGCACTACGGAAAGCCTTGTAGCTCATGAGTTAGCACACCAGTGGTTTGGGGATTTGGTAGTGATTAAACATTGGTCTCACGCTTGGATCAAGGAAGGGGCTGCCACCTACGCTGAAGTGCTATGGACTGAACATGAATATGGAGCGATCGAAGCTGCCTATTATCGCCTTGGGGAAGCTCGGAATTATTTTGCCGAAGATGCGGAAAGATACCGCCGTCCCATTGTCACCCATGTTTACCGTGAGGCGATTGAGCTATATGATCGCCATCTCTACGAAAAAGGTGGATGTGTTTATCACATGTTGCGAACCGAGTTGGGAGAAGAATTATTCTGGCAATCAATTCATGCCTTTGTTCAACAAAATGCCCATAAAACCGTAGAGACCATTGACTTATTGCGAGCGATCGAGCAGGCATCGGGCAAGAATCTTATGCCTCTATTCGATCAGTATGTATTTAGGGGTGGACATCCTGAGTATAAAATCGGCTATAGCTGGGATAGTGAGAATAACTTAGCGAAGGTCACAGTGTCCCAAACCCAAGATCAATTATTTGATTTACGGATTCCGATCGCCTTCGGATTTGAGGGAGAAGCAGAACTTAAAACCTTCACAATCAGGATTTTTGAGAAGGAGCAGGCACTATATTTCCCTTTATCTCAAAAACCTAGTTATATTAGCTTCGATCATGAAAATAATTATCTGAAGCAGGTTACTTTAGAATATAGTTTAGCAGAATTAAAAGCAGGTTTAGAATTTAATCCCGATCCCCTCGCTAAAATTCAATATGCCGAAGCGATCGCTAAAAAAGGTAGTTTAGAAGCAGTTAAAGCACTAGAAAAAGCTCTATTATCCGAACCCTTCTGGGGAGTACGACTCGAAGTGGCGGAAGTATTGGCTAGTATTAAGCTGGATCAGGCATTTACCGCCTTAGCACAGGGTTTAGGTGACGAAGATGCAAGGGTGAGAAAAACCGTAATTGCTGGTTTAGCAAAGACCAAAACCCAAGCCAGTTTAGATTTAATTAAGCCAATTCTTAAGCATGGTGATCCTAGTTATAATGTCGAGGCAACGGCTGCCAGCTGCATTGGAGATTTAGCACAGGCTTTGAGTAATCAACGTCCCCCCGATGGGGTAATTCAACTTTTACAAACTACCCTCACTGAAAAAGCAGGATGGAATGAAGTAATTAGAAGTGGAGCGATCGCGGGTTTGGCAAAAATCAAAGACTCTGATCAGGCATTGGAAACTATTCTGCTATACACCGCTCCAACCACACCTCAGCCCTTACGATTAGCTGCAATTCGAGCTTTAGGAACCATAGGCAAATCCCAAACTAAGCCCAAAACTGAACAGATTTTAAATCGTTTAGAAGTAATTGCACGAGAATCTTTCTTCCTCACCCAAGTCTCCGTGGTCATTGCCCTCGGACAAATTGATAGCTCTGGTGCCATTAGAATTCTCCAAGCATTATCCAACCAAACCCCCGATGGTCGGGTAAAACGGATGGCAGATGAAGCAGTTACGAAAGTTCAAGCAGCGATCGGTTCTGATGCCAGTATTAAGCAGCTGAGGGAAGAATTAGAAGAATTAAAGAAAAATAATCAGGAGTTAAAAAGTAGATTGGAGGCGATCGAGGCTAAATCTAATTTATTTTCATAA
- a CDS encoding transposase: MNSQKKSKWTTLIIIDSQAVKNTCNASIESKGFCSYKATNGIKRHLAVDILGFPFFTYLTRANVSDDQGLIEMLTFNIDYFKSKPDDITLTTILLDSGYHIEKLTTDLQKVYPEIMTKIRFEISPKVSKQQKAEKGLSGFVVVPTRWVIGLKDAKS, translated from the coding sequence GTGAACAGTCAAAAAAAATCAAAATGGACAACTTTAATCATCATTGACTCACAAGCAGTGAAAAATACTTGTAATGCAAGTATAGAATCCAAGGGCTTCTGCTCCTACAAAGCAACTAACGGGATCAAAAGACATTTAGCAGTTGACATACTGGGATTTCCTTTTTTCACCTATTTAACAAGAGCAAATGTATCAGATGACCAAGGACTGATTGAGATGTTAACGTTTAACATTGATTACTTCAAATCGAAGCCAGATGACATTACCCTAACTACGATATTGCTGGATAGTGGTTATCATATCGAAAAATTGACGACTGATTTACAGAAGGTTTATCCTGAGATTATGACTAAGATTAGGTTTGAAATTTCTCCTAAGGTATCAAAGCAACAGAAGGCAGAAAAAGGTCTGTCTGGGTTTGTAGTTGTGCCGACAAGGTGGGTAATTGGGTTGAAAGATGCAAAATCTTAG
- a CDS encoding transposase, whose amino-acid sequence MNSQKKSKWTTLIIIDSQAVKNTCNASIESKGFCSYKATNGIKRHLAVDTLGFPFFTYLTRANVSDDQGLIEMLTINIDYFKSKPDDITLTTILLDSGYHIEKLIQELEKIYPEIMTKIRFEISPKVSKQQKAEKGLSGFVVVPTRWVIERSNAWVERCKILVKNFERTLVNATAKLNLCFIRLMLKRIATHEI is encoded by the coding sequence GTGAACAGTCAAAAAAAATCAAAATGGACAACTTTAATCATCATTGACTCACAAGCAGTGAAAAATACCTGTAATGCAAGTATAGAATCCAAGGGCTTCTGCTCCTACAAAGCAACTAACGGGATCAAAAGACATTTAGCCGTTGACACTCTGGGATTTCCTTTCTTTACCTATTTAACAAGAGCAAATGTATCAGATGACCAAGGACTGATTGAGATGTTAACGATTAACATTGATTACTTCAAATCGAAACCAGATGACATTACGCTAACTACGATATTGCTGGATAGTGGTTATCATATCGAGAAACTGATCCAAGAACTAGAGAAGATATATCCTGAGATTATGACTAAGATTAGGTTTGAAATTTCTCCTAAGGTATCAAAGCAACAGAAGGCAGAAAAAGGTCTGTCTGGGTTTGTAGTTGTGCCGACAAGGTGGGTAATTGAAAGGTCAAATGCTTGGGTTGAAAGATGCAAAATCTTAGTTAAGAACTTTGAGAGAACTCTCGTTAATGCTACAGCTAAACTCAATCTTTGCTTTATTCGTTTGATGCTAAAAAGAATTGCTACTCATGAGATATGA
- a CDS encoding DUF2499 domain-containing protein, whose translation MNVLSLPTWIIHISSVLEWVIAIWLIWNHSKMQPQVAKEWKGLALGMVPALVSAMCACTWHFFDNSIYLDWLVTVQAATTLIGNCTLAIAGYFLYKTRNIETI comes from the coding sequence ATGAATGTCCTATCTCTTCCCACTTGGATAATTCATATATCTAGTGTGCTCGAATGGGTGATCGCTATCTGGTTAATTTGGAATCATAGTAAGATGCAGCCACAGGTTGCTAAAGAGTGGAAAGGCTTAGCTCTAGGTATGGTACCAGCCCTAGTCAGTGCTATGTGTGCTTGTACTTGGCATTTTTTTGATAACTCTATTTACTTAGATTGGTTAGTTACGGTACAGGCAGCTACTACTTTAATTGGCAATTGCACCTTAGCGATCGCTGGGTATTTTTTATACAAGACTCGTAATATTGAGACTATCTAA
- the tpiA gene encoding triose-phosphate isomerase, whose translation MRRIAIAGNWKMYKTQREAKEFFTDFLPLVQNRLETSEDQVLICAPYTNLPFLVSFVAHTPANLAIGAQNVHWADSGAFTGEISAPMLVELGLKFVIIGHSERRQFFGETDATVNQRLKSAQKHGITPILCVGETKQQRDQNQTEACIYAQLEHGLKDIDQNNLIIAYEPIWAIGTGDTCDTDEANRVIGLIRKQLQNPNVTIQYGGSVKPENIDEIMAQPEIDGVLVGGASLEPVSFARIVNYTAIAH comes from the coding sequence TTGCGTAGAATTGCGATCGCTGGCAACTGGAAAATGTATAAGACCCAGAGGGAAGCCAAGGAATTTTTCACTGATTTTTTACCCCTAGTGCAGAATCGACTTGAAACCAGTGAGGATCAAGTGCTGATCTGTGCGCCCTATACCAATCTCCCCTTTTTAGTCAGTTTTGTGGCTCATACTCCAGCCAATTTAGCGATCGGAGCTCAAAATGTGCACTGGGCGGATAGTGGAGCATTTACTGGAGAAATTTCTGCTCCCATGTTGGTAGAACTTGGACTCAAATTTGTAATTATCGGACATAGTGAGCGGCGACAATTCTTTGGAGAAACTGATGCCACGGTCAATCAACGGCTTAAGTCTGCTCAAAAACATGGCATTACCCCAATTCTCTGTGTCGGAGAAACTAAACAACAACGGGATCAAAATCAAACTGAAGCTTGTATTTATGCCCAACTAGAGCATGGACTTAAAGATATTGATCAGAATAATCTAATTATTGCCTATGAACCAATTTGGGCGATCGGGACTGGTGATACCTGCGACACAGACGAAGCGAATCGAGTTATAGGCTTAATTCGGAAGCAATTACAAAATCCTAACGTTACGATCCAGTATGGAGGCTCCGTTAAACCTGAAAATATTGATGAGATTATGGCACAACCAGAAATTGATGGAGTTTTAGTTGGCGGAGCTAGTTTAGAACCCGTTAGTTTTGCTAGGATTGTTAACTATACAGCGATCGCGCACTAG
- a CDS encoding transposase, with the protein MLNPYSSSLTDKEWEIIEPLLPKKKQTRPPTWTKRQILDGILYQLKNGCNWRDMPRDLPPFSTVYRYYKEWKDTGTFTAIMEALHSTAREQSKKIKMDNFNHH; encoded by the coding sequence ATGCTAAATCCATACTCAAGTAGCCTAACAGATAAAGAATGGGAAATTATAGAACCATTGCTCCCAAAGAAAAAGCAAACTAGACCACCAACTTGGACAAAAAGACAAATTTTAGACGGCATACTCTACCAACTTAAAAACGGTTGTAATTGGCGAGATATGCCCCGAGACTTACCACCATTCTCTACAGTGTATCGATACTACAAGGAGTGGAAAGATACAGGTACATTTACTGCGATTATGGAAGCTTTGCATTCAACAGCCCGTGAACAGTCAAAAAAAATCAAAATGGACAACTTTAATCATCATTGA